The following are encoded together in the Thermosipho japonicus genome:
- a CDS encoding pseudouridine synthase, with amino-acid sequence MRLDKFLSNAKVGSRKQVKKLIKEKRVKVNGNVVTKPEFNVGENDEVFVDDIEVIPHHNVYIVFNKPSGFTSSKSEYERNIFEFIDHPYLDELHIVGRLDKDVEGLILITNDGNFTHKVISPKSNVEKEYIVKTEGDLTKEMIEIARDGITLNNGIKFKPAKITKIDDETISLVITEGKFHEVKLIVSFLGLKYKKIKRIRIGNLYLNDFNLDLGEWKEIDYNTAKKTLEQ; translated from the coding sequence ATGCGGCTGGATAAATTTTTGTCTAATGCAAAAGTTGGTTCAAGAAAACAAGTTAAAAAACTAATAAAGGAAAAAAGAGTAAAAGTAAATGGAAACGTTGTAACAAAACCTGAGTTTAATGTAGGTGAAAATGATGAGGTATTTGTGGATGATATTGAGGTAATACCTCATCATAATGTTTATATTGTCTTTAATAAACCATCAGGATTTACATCAAGTAAATCTGAATATGAAAGAAACATCTTCGAATTTATAGACCATCCTTACCTTGATGAATTACATATAGTAGGTAGACTTGATAAAGACGTAGAAGGCCTGATCTTAATAACCAACGATGGAAACTTCACCCACAAAGTAATATCACCAAAATCAAATGTGGAAAAAGAATATATTGTAAAAACAGAAGGAGACTTAACCAAAGAAATGATTGAAATTGCAAGAGATGGTATAACACTCAATAATGGTATCAAATTTAAACCTGCAAAAATTACAAAAATCGACGATGAAACCATCTCGTTAGTTATTACAGAAGGAAAATTTCATGAAGTAAAGTTAATTGTTAGTTTCTTAGGTCTTAAATATAAAAAGATAAAAAGGATTAGAATAGGAAACCTCTATCTAAATGACTTTAATCTAGATCTGGGTGAATGGAAAGAAATAGACTATAATACAGCGAAAAAGACTCTCGAACAGTAA